The genomic segment CAATTAATTCAGGCAATATGCGTCACTTCCCAAATCGCCTAGTGTTAACCTGCATAGATATCATCTATATGCATTTATTGTCAAACATGCCGCAAGTTAGGCCACGCCTCGCTTCGCAACAGAGCTTCCATTTATCGATTCCACGAGCAactattattaataatatcatgattttgagatTAGGCTTGTAGCGCAGGATCTCACCCTTGTCAGATTAGTTGAATCTTTGAGTTCGAATCTTCTACCTATAttgtaattaaaaaataataatatcatgattttaaaaaaatggtaCAAGATCTAAAAATTGTCGAGAATCAAATTAGATCGAAtatattaatttgatttagCGAAATAAAGATGCTACCTGAATTAGAAACTTTAAGGCGAACGCAATAACTTTGTAAAGTATTTATTTACTTATTGTCATTTtacttaaaaaataatactagcaTTAGGAGATGCTTGCTATATGAACCACTGGTAGCGCAGTAGGAGTGTCGCCAAAGTTTGATATCGTGACGTAATGTTTGGTGttaattttaagattttataattttttaaaaaataattaggaAATATTTTTATCGCGAAATCTTAAGAAtggattatatatatttttcataagaGGGAGTACATTAATACAAAAATTATATTCAGTTAGCTAATATGACCCAAAATCGAAATAGATAAGTCCGACCTGGCGGATTAACCGCTGGTTGGATCTTGGTAAGCttgtttttgttaattttttgttttcatAGTTATTGATTTAATGTAGGAGAAACAAATTATAGcgttgcattattttaaagcgttctaaaatttattttttgttgaaatattcgaaaatattatatttatttatttttaaaagaacccACCCTCAGGGAAAAGTCCCCTCCAAGTAGCTAGCCAGATCCGGGTCAATCACTATAGGTTTTCACAAATTGGGATTACTCGAGCAGAACGGTGCTTCCACGTTAGTTTATCTTCATATTTTACGAGCCCCGTTCCATTGGGCCAGGCTCAATTTTGACTCATTGGCATCATCAGCCTATTTCCTACATCCAAAGAGATTTGTAGCCCAAACAATGTGTCCAAGCCTTCTTTGCTCACAGAAATTGATTAAAGCCTAAAAGTGAAAATACTTCAATTACAAATAGCATGAAAATTGATCAACTGCTTAAGCTTCAGAACAGCAAGCCATGCTCCCGAGCAGAATCCGCAAGGGCCTCAATACGCCCATGGTAGGGGTAACCACCCCGGTCAAAGGCTACCTTTGTTATTCCTTTTTCAAGACAAGATTTTGCTATAACTTCACCAATTTTTTTGGCAATTTCCTGACATCCCAAACCTTAATGTTAGTGCTTGTAtctgaagttttaaaaaaagtcaTGATAATGGATAAAACTAATGTAACCAGTGAAGAATGAACCCTGCTTAGAGTAAATATCATGCTCAGAGCCCACCAGATAGTTGCACATAAGGGTTCACGACTCCTGAATCGCCATTTCAGTTCAATAGCTAAAGCTAATAATTTGATCAAACATTGACAAGGTGCATCATAAGGACACATTTGCTAGAGCAAGATACTTGAGCTTTTTCTATGTAATTCTCTAGCCATGGTTCCCTCTTAAACGTTTTTTTCCATTTATTTCACTATGGGAGTGATGTCATTAAGTTGAGTTCTCATATGCAAGTCAAGTCACTGGCATCAAAATTTAAGAAATATCCACAAGTTGGATGACGATGGAATGAGGAAAGACAGTAATTTGCTAGCCAATGGAACTCTTGAACGGCAATAAATTTCTAAAATCCTCGATTAGTCGATTAGATTAGAACATTATAAATATGCAGTGAACATATTTAGCAACACTGCTACTTTATTTTCTGATGTGTGGAATTCACTTACAATCGTAGGACCAGAACTGTAGTCAAACTCCTCTGAGACAGGTTTCTGCACGGTAGAGGCAGAAGCAAGAGTATGCATCTTTGAATCGTCGATCACCTGAACATATATGTGCTTGTTGGAGCGAAAAACGCATAATCTCGGTCTTTCTGTGGTCCCTTCAACCTGAGTAAAATGTGTATTTGCAAATTTAATAGAGTACAAAAGCtccaaaattcaaataaaaagttGATGATCCCTCAAAAACTGCATATAGCTCAACTTATATTTCATACCATACAAGCTTTTTGTACAATGGCATAAATGTCTATCGTACCTCAATAAGAGGATAATAACATCTAACAAGCTCCAAGAACGTATTTGCTCGGCAATTTAGCAACTTATATTAAGATCTAACatcttttttcttcaaaaactAATCTGAGGAAACTCACAGCTTTAACCATAACAAAAGACGCTCTAAAACATCATTTCAAACCAATTTCCAAAGACTTTAAGGTTGCATTTGGAACAATTTGATTTGGgtggaagaatttgaaatgggaAAGGATTTAAAGCATGGATGTCAAATACATCCATCTTGGTTGTCATTGTGCGTGCTTGACATTTAAGATGCACAGTTCGTGAAATGATGATCATGGGTTGAGTTCAGGCCTAGTGGTTGCATCTCACTAGTTAGACGTATAAAATGACTATCAACATAAAGTTTACCATGGTTAGGAGCGAGCAACAACTGTTTGTATCGTCCTAGGTGAGACAACTATGAAATGTGGCGCCTGGATTTCTGCACAGCTTAAAAATTCAATAGCATATTTGATATTAGTTATTACCAATAACTAATGGATGATGTTCAATACTACAGTTAATATCAAAACCAATATCACGTGTTCAGAACTTGTAGTTGGGACCCGTTAGTTGGAGATGGAATGTTAGTAGCAACAATTGCTTATATGGTTCTGAATGGCACAACTATTGAAATATAGCATGTGGGCTTAAAAACATTGGTAGTGTTGTTAATAACAATAACTTTTGATATAACATCATGTGCTTGATCCAACATGTTGCATATGGTGACAAGTGATCAGCACTGGTTTGGCAGCATGATACATAGTGAAATTAGCAGCAGTAGACTTGAACAGAAACAATATGAGCAAGTACAGCAGCAGAAGGCTAAGACTGCCACAACGTGATCAGTAACATACAATCAATAGATAAGTAAAGTTTTCTTCTTTATTCCCATCTCTGGCTGAATAAGGATGAATTATGTAGAAGATCGCCCATGAGCAAACTATCCAAGCAAACAGCAATAAGATATAAGGACCGGTGGACATAATTCTTATCCTAAAGAGCTGGCCACCATTCACCATTACAAACCTTACATACAACCTAGATAACAATTAGCCAAAATAACAGCACCAGTTCACTCAATTTTGCAAACATCTGGAGGTACAGGGAGACTTCTCAAAAGTCGTTTCATATCATTTCTTCACAACATTGTATTTAGGATGCCCATCTTACACTTTCTTCCTCAATAATGTCACATACCTAGAAATCCTATTCTTGTCAATcctaaaacaaacaaaatagtCAAGAAAGAAAGGACAAAAAATTGCCTTCTTGCGGATACGAGAATGGCGAGCAGTTCTATCCTCTGTTCGGGTCGCGGACTTGGCTTGAACAATCAGTGGCCGAGGTTGGTGGCTCGATAACGGCACCGAATTTGGGCGACACCCATTGCAAAGCTGCTGCTGTTTGGTACTGGCCAAAGTGGTCTGCAGAAACGAGAGCGAGAGTGAAGTGCTGGACATTTCTTATCACTTAGATTAGAATTCTATCTCTAACGTTTCCTACAGCCTACAGGGAAAGAAATTGGCGTTGGCCTCAGGATAAGGAGAAGGGCAAGGGAAACAATGTTTTGGTATTTACTCTTCGACCCCTGACGTTATCCTTTTTCGCATCACACCCTTTTAAAAGATGAACATTGTAATTTGCACACCAAGAAATAGATTTTAACGTGAACCTCTTCTCaattaaaacaataaaataatatagaaTATGTAATAAAGTTATTATTGCATATCTTCCTATAAACATCGTTCGGTACGAAGGATGTTATACAATATAACTGTCATTtactttaaatattaaaataatttaaaatagttttgttaATATTATCTTTCAATTTATCGTCTCATTTCACGAGTCAAGCAATATCTTGATCCATCAATATAAAATGACATAAATAAGACACTAAGACAttaattgaatatttgaatcgTTGATTCGTCAGaagatatttaaaataatttatatgaTGAAGGAATTGAAATACTTCAAAGAACAACTTGAAGTTCAGGGATTTGAAATTTGTTATTCATTAATTAGAATTCCCATGCctcttattttttttagtaggttttttgtgagataatttcacgaatctttatctgtgagacgggtcagccatatcgatattcataataaaaagtaatactcttagtataaaaagtaatattttttcatggatgtcccaaataagatatttgtctcacaaaataggactcgtgagactgtctcacacaagtttttacctattttttttttttttttgtttctgaaAGGTTTTGACAATAGATAGACAATCGATGTCCCAAATGTTGATTATCCTTATCTCGATctcatttattttctttatccGATACATATTTTCCTGGCTTTTTATATGCCCAACTAATTTTCATCACTTTTAACTAACATTTCTTCATTTTTCAAAACactctattttattttatattatcataaaatatgatattttattttattttattttaacgtAAAGGCAGAATACAATCTCTATTATTTAATTTCAGTTTCgtacattaaaaaataataaataataataaaactaaaCTGGGTTAACCCGAACCTAGCCTCAATCAAAAGCAATTGTTGACCCACTAGCACAAATGTAAAGGCTACCAGATCAAATAATAAAACGTGAAAATTCCCAACGGTCGAAAAGTAATTGAGATAAAGCGAATTAATAAGAAAAACCCTTCCCTCCAACGGTCCACTGTCTCAGAGATCCCCCTCTCttcttttattctccaagaaaaactattttcacaatcaaTTTCTGATCTGGGATTTTACAGAAACACTTGGATTTTgaacttttttatttttcttccctatatattaaattatttttgcttCTTTACAGAGATCAGACTAAATGGACGTTGCAATAATTGATTGGAAGAATATAGATTCAAGATTTGTGATAGACGAGATGTACGAGCTCATCAATGCTCCAAAATGGATCGATTTCTCGGCCTCCGACGATCCTGTTGATGATGAAGCCTGGTTCTGCCGCCACAGTAAGTTAAAAGAAACGCACAAACACAAACGAGTCTTTGATTTTCTTGTTTTTCTCTGGCGCTTATATTTTTTTCGTGATCCTTTTTCGCTTATTAATGTGTATATGTATAGGCTGTAATCACCCCAGGACAGCTGAAGATTTCTTTAACGGGAAAGAGAGGACTCCCACTTTGAATTCTAAGGTCTGTTTTGCCTTATATCTCTTGTTCACTGCACCATTTCTGTTTGGTTTTCAAGAAATTTTATGTGATTCGGGCCTTAAATTTGAAAAACTAGTTTGCTATTCGTcggaaatttatttttaatgaatGTGGACAATTCCTTCGCGGGTAAATTTACCTTGCGATGTTTTTTTCTGAGTTTGAGCTTGAATTTGATCTTGGTTGGAATATAGCGTGcttattagtttgtttatatcaaAGTTGTGATAATTACACAAAACATGAAGTTGTTCCCCGGATTCGGTTATTGATTGTGTTACAATCTTGTCTGATTTTCTCTTTTACTGTGTTTCCAGCTTCAGAGATCTACTAGAGTTTCTGAGATTCTTCCATTCGGTGAAGAAAAAATGAGGTATCTATGAAACTATTTTAGTTTTGGGCTTAGTGTGGTGGATTCGACAAAAGATCGTCATACGCTTTGTCTTTTTCTTCTCTGGTCTGTAAATCTTGAACCTGTCACGCAATACTAAAACAGGATATGAAATCATCTAAAATTTGCAGAGATACGAAGTTGAAGAAAAGGGGTACAAATCCAACTTCTGTTTTGTTGAGGGACACAAACAACAATAAAATCCTTGAAGATGGTGAAAATCAAAATCCCAACTTCTCAACCTCTCCAACTCACAAAGCTAAACTCAGAAAAGAGGCAATCAAATCAAGCACGGAGAAGAAATCAAGGGATGACACTGCAATGAGAAAAGCCGATCAAATACCAAAGCTGAAAAGTACTTCATCTGCAAGAAATTTGTTCTCTGGTGGGGATATACTGAACAAGGTTGCAGAGTTCTGTAATGAATTGAAGAAACTAGCAACTAAGGTGAGAGAGAATAAAGATATTCAGGACATCGATTCTGGGGTTTTGAATGAcaaagaaaaggaaaagaaaccATTGCTAGAGTTGAGCAGAGAAGATGTGAAAGTAATGGAAACCGGAATGTTCAAGGAAAAGCAGCGAAAGATCAGGTGAATGTTCTCTTCCACTCTAGGGGTGGATTCGACAAAAGAATTCTACGCCTATGCTTCCACTCTTTGTCTTTTTCTTCTCGACCTCTCCAGATCACAAAGCTTTCAGGTCCGAATATATATAACTTTTGAATCAGCCAGCTGTAAGAATCTTGAATCTATTCTtgcagaagaaaagatgatgcAGAGAACACCCCTATATCCGTGGATGTGAAAAGTAGCAAGCTTAACAAGGATGGTTTACTAAAGATTCGAACTTCACCTCCTACTCCACAGTGTTTCTCTGCAAATCGTGGGACGTTGAAAGCTGAGATGACGCCTAAGACTTTCAGGTCCAAACCCCTGGTATGTGCTCCACAATATCCAATTATGGATTGATTCAAATTTGAAATTCGACGACAACAGTCTAGAAGCCAAAGAAAACTAACACATATTGGTTATATTCTAAGTGTGTGTTCTGACCGAATATAGTGTGGCTTAAAAAACAGGGAAGAGGGATTCTTCAAGAGGTTAAGCAAATCAACAAAGAGGGCAACATGGCGGCCGAACATGAGAAGATCAACCCTGAAGGAGAAATTCCAGTAGGGGCAGCTGAGAAAGAAGCAAGAACTTTGAATGCTTTCTGGTTCTTAAAGCCTTGCACTCTTTCAAGTCAATAAGTAACGTTAAAATAGCTAAAtagagattttttttatatatagccATTCTTTTGTCCTTTTTCCATTTGTTTGAGAATAAATTTGAAACAAACTGTTGTAAAACATTCAAGTTGTATAATCATGCTGTACTTGAAAACCAGATTTCAGTAAATAGatgaaaattagattctttcCTACCACCAATTACTTTATCAATTTCTATCAAGATGGTGGAAATCATGAATATACCAATTTGTTTCTGTTAGACCCCAGGGCTTTAAATCAACTGCATCACTTGTTAAGCCAAATCATAACAAAACTGCGACGATGATTGATTCAGAACTTGTGTTCTTGACAAAATTGTAGACCTTGCCTGTGTTATTTTTTCCTTGGCCAGATAGTTTCTCTAAAAGAAGGATATTAGCTCAGTAGCTCGTAACAATAATGAGGGTAGAAGACTTGCCATACTACATAAATATGGAACAGTAATCAACCACGGAGAACGCATCTTGAAATTTCCTGGCCAGATGGTTTCTCGACAAGGGATAATAGCTAGTACAGGTGATGAATGCCAGAAGAGTTGTAATCATATAGATATGGCAAAGTAACTGGTTAATGTATCTCGAAATGAACGCAAAAAATTCCACGGAGCACAAATGCTGCTGAGTGAATTTTGACATTGTATACAACATATCAAATTATCAATCAAAAGACTGGAGAAACAAATGAGAGATGCTCCTCAGATCCGACACACCAGCTCCTTTCTCAATCAAATTTCAGTCAAGATAATTGTTTTGGACACAAAGTGGAGAGCTTATGGGATAAAAGAGGATTATGGGCTACGCAAAGCTACATCACTCTTACTTCAGAAAGTCTTAACTCTTGAATAAAGGAATTCAAGAATGGAAATACTATAGAGTTCAAGTAACAACAATCGAAAACTGGGTCTACAAACAACGATTCAGATTCCTCCCAAGTTGCCCATCCAATCCATTGAATTAACCCCCTTCGTGCCACTCGCCACCTCGTTGCAAATCATAGGTCACCACCCCCTGGGAGGAAAGTCTAAGATAGAAGTCCACCAGGGGTCGCAAAATTTATCAGGTTTTCAAGACTTGAACTTGAACTTGGTTTTTCAGTTATGTCCTTCCAGTAGCTCTAAATTGAAGAAGCTCCAGTGGCAAAAAAAATGGCAACAAGCTCGTATTCAACAGTAATATATAACACCAAGGGGGGAAATCCCAAATTGAAACCAGattaatgaaaaagaaaacgTAATTAGATTTTATTATCCCAAAACACATCAACAATCAGCATCCCACAAGAACACTTCCACGAATCACAATTCCTCAACTCTTTGACAGCATCGAAAACAGAGAAGAAAA from the Primulina eburnea isolate SZY01 chromosome 3, ASM2296580v1, whole genome shotgun sequence genome contains:
- the LOC140826713 gene encoding large ribosomal subunit protein uL18c-like, which translates into the protein MSSTSLSLSFLQTTLASTKQQQLCNGCRPNSVPLSSHQPRPLIVQAKSATRTEDRTARHSRIRKKVEGTTERPRLCVFRSNKHIYVQVIDDSKMHTLASASTVQKPVSEEFDYSSGPTIEIAKKIGEVIAKSCLEKGITKVAFDRGGYPYHGRIEALADSAREHGLLF
- the LOC140826714 gene encoding uncharacterized protein — its product is MDVAIIDWKNIDSRFVIDEMYELINAPKWIDFSASDDPVDDEAWFCRHSCNHPRTAEDFFNGKERTPTLNSKLQRSTRVSEILPFGEEKMRDTKLKKRGTNPTSVLLRDTNNNKILEDGENQNPNFSTSPTHKAKLRKEAIKSSTEKKSRDDTAMRKADQIPKLKSTSSARNLFSGGDILNKVAEFCNELKKLATKVRENKDIQDIDSGVLNDKEKEKKPLLELSREDVKVMETGMFKEKQRKIRRKDDAENTPISVDVKSSKLNKDGLLKIRTSPPTPQCFSANRGTLKAEMTPKTFRSKPLGRGILQEVKQINKEGNMAAEHEKINPEGEIPVGAAEKEARTLNAFWFLKPCTLSSQ